The proteins below come from a single Cryptococcus gattii WM276 chromosome D, complete sequence genomic window:
- a CDS encoding Hypothetical Protein (Similar to TIGR gene model, INSD accession AAW42946.1), with translation MHLIKKSGIGSHDKPLDGAAFGLYRPAAELRAVFVNNPGRAGASCRWFRENKAKQGGCDQPILLGNDPLYGGLGGEFTVITASELNGPIVLRHELGHSIIEVGEEYDGGYAYFGVNSDKYERHNALKWREFLTNPESLRIEDARVPLQIYPWHDLDISSWAISFNSSNLISHQKGGPSYPTALLRASLSSIPHSSHITFVLNGYILGLADGFPEAWEGSLDRRWLEIPLNLETGLQSGCNTIKVALTDEGRRARAGQGGKMIASLEIIEYGGNGRFNHTEGFIGAFPTYAMDGTVRLRPTNEECLMRKVNYPTFCPVCAHYLEKRLKDIIRSR, from the exons ATGCATCTGATCAAAAAGTCGGGTATAGGCTCACATGACAAACCTCTCGACGGCGCTGCTTTTGGCCTATATAGGCCTGCTGCCGAACTAAGAGCAGTCTTCGTGAATAATCCTGGGCGAGCGGGAGCTTCCTGTAGGTGGTTCAGAGAGAACAAGGCAAAGCAAGGAGGGTGTGACCAACCAATATTACTTG GCAATGACCCCTTATATGGGGGACTTGGTGGAGAATTCAC CGTCATCACTGCTTCTGAGCTAAATGGACCCATCGTTCTCCGGCATGAGCTTGGACACAGCATAATCGAAGTGGGAGAGGAATACGACGGAG GTTACGCTTATTTTGGAGTCAATTCTGACAAATACGAGCGACACAATGCTTTGAAGTGGCGTGAATTTTTAACCAATCCTGAAAGCTTGAGAATAGAGGATGCCAGAGTTCCACTACAAATATACCC CTGGCATGATCTTGACATATCATCCTGGGCAATATCATTCAACTCGTCAAACTTGATTTCCCATCAAAAAGGCGGCCCCAGTTATCCCACGGCGCTACTGCGGGCCTCTCTATCTTCCATTCCCCACTCATCACATATTACTTTCGTATTAAACGGTTATATTTTAGGTCTCGCTGATGGCTTTCCCGAAGCTTGGGAAGGTTCATTGGACAGGCGATGGTTGGAGATACCTTTGAATTTGGAAACGGGCCTCCAGTCTGGGTGTAATACGATTAAGGTGGCACTCACGGAcgagggaagaagagctAGAGCAGGACAAGGAGGAAAAATGATTGCAAGTTTGGAAATCATAGAGTATGGAGGGAACGGACG TTTCAACCATACTGAAGGTTTCATTGGCGCATTTCCAACGTATGCGATGGATGGTACAGTCCGCCTACGACCT ACCAATGAGGAGTGTCTGATGAGGAAAGTCAATTATCCTA CTTTTTGCCCTGTCTGTGCCCACTATTTAGAAAAGCGCCTCAAGGATATCATTAGGAGTCGTTGA
- a CDS encoding Hydroxyacylglutathione hydrolase, putative (Similar to TIGR gene model, INSD accession AAW43141.1): MLTLAARISAPRLSRQFSTSFISKMKVLPYQARSDNWMYLIIDSSNEAAVVDPYDASKISNAIKEQGVNVTSLITTHHHADHSGGNSKFLSLHPNLKAYAGSTKSPGTSTVVKDGDTFTLGQDITVKCLHTPCHTQDSICFFLEDNKTGQRGVFTGDTLFLAGCGRFFEGTPEEMHAALTKLSNLPEDTVIYNGHEYTKGSAKFGLTIEPDNQHLKELLKKAENDSCTTGKSTIRDEKNWNVFMRLDTPQAKQATGKTEAVQIMGRLREMKNAM; the protein is encoded by the exons ATGCTCACCCTTGCTGCTCGTATATCAGCACCCAGATTATCGAGACaattctccacctccttcAT CTCGAAAATGAAAGTATTGCCATACCAAGCCAGGTCAGACAACTGGATGTACCTCATCATCGACTCCTCAAATGAGGCAGCTGTAGTCGACCCCTACGATGCCAGCAAAATCTCTAATGCCATCAAAGAGCAGGGTGTGAATGTTACAAGCCTGATCACAACCCATCACCATGCGGATCATTCGGGGGGGAACAGCAAGTTT TTATCACTTCACCCAAATCTCAAGGCCTACGCAGGATCTACTAAGAGTCCAGGTACGAGCACTGTGGTCAAGGATGGAGATACCTTCACTCTTGGCCAGGATATAACCGTGAA ATGCCTTCACACACCTTGCCATACCCAGGATTCcatctgcttcttccttgagGATAACAAAACAGGGCAAAGAGGCGTCTTCACTGG GGACACTTTATTCCTTGCTGGATGCGGTCGATTTTTCGAAG GTACCCCTGAGGAGATGCACGCTGCCCTCACCAAGCTCTCTAACCTCCCTGAAGATACGGTAATATACAACGGCCACGAATATACCAAAGGGTCAGCCAAATTTGGCCTCACGATTGAGCCAGATAATCAACACCTCAAGGA ACTTCTCAAGAAGGCCGAAAATGACTCGTGCACCACGGGCAAGTCAACTATCAGGGATGAAAAGAACTGGAACGTGTTTATGAGACTCGACACTCCTCAGGCTAA ACAAGCGACTGGGAAGACGGAAGCTGTACAGATAATGGGCCGTTtgagggagatgaagaacgcTATGTGA
- a CDS encoding Lanosterol synthase, putative (Similar to TIGR gene model, INSD accession AAW43143.1) produces the protein MAQYTPSATDLTAWRLKVSEDSHGQQKWVYLSDPAQRKEWPQTNIEKYWLGVDVDVPELEEPKTPLSAARNGYRFYKELQSEDGHFSTEYGGPLFLIPGLIIALYVTGQSLRKEQAIEIRRYLFNKRRKEGGWGLHTAAPPTVYGTVMNYVALRMLGMGPDEGPMTEIRSLIHKMGGATGIPTWGKVWLSILGAYEWDGVGSIPPELWMLPDWVPFAPWKWWIHVRQVFTPMSFLYGSRFVGPYTPLVFSLRQELYVEPYETINWPSQRSNISSYDIYSPHHPILDMAHQLLAVYEKLPHVPILSSSLPLRKLALDKVYRMITYEDENTTYQTVGPVSKAFHIVCRFAREGPNSEAFKSHLSRIDDFLWLSKSGLMMMGTNGSQLWDTAFMAQAAVETGLAEESEFKESAKGMLDWLDKAQMRENPKWYKEGYRHCTKGAWPFSTPEQSYTVSDCTAEGLKAVLALQHLDFTPKPVGLDRMQDAVDTLLSMQNQSGGFASYELTRGSTKLEWLNAAEVFGNIMIDYTYPECTTSVLSALKYFSKVDPEYRAADIELTIRRAIQYIHDIQRPDGSWYGSWGICFTYATMFALESLGIAGETCANSDRVRRACDFLVRHQMEDGGWGETYMSCVTGKYAQHNQSQVVQTAWAILALIYGQYDDKSVIERAAKLIMSRQLKDGRWEQEDTEGIFNKNCAIDYPAFKFVFCIWALGRADKYLRS, from the exons ATGGCCCAATACACGCCCTCAGCAACTGATCTCACAGCTTGGAGGCTCAAGGTATCCGAAGACTCACATGGCCAACAGAAGTGGGTGTACCTCTCTGATCCTGCGCAGAGGAAGGAATGGCCCCAGACGAACATTGAAAAGTACTGGCTTGGTGTGGATGTG GACGTGCCCGAGTTAGAAGAACCAAAAACACCCCTTAGCGCGGCACGTAACGGCTACAGGTTCTACAAGGAGCTTCAGAGCGAGGATGGTCATTTCTCTACAGAGTATGGAG GTCCGTTATTTCTCATACCGGGGTTGATCATTGCCCTCTATGTTACTGGCCAATCACTGCGCAAGGAACAAGCCATTGAGATCCGCCGCTATTTATTTAACAAAAGGAGAAAGGAGGGTGGCTGGGGATT GCATACTGCTGCACCACCCACGGTATACGGAACCGTGATGAACTATGTCGCGCTGCGAATGCTGGGTATGGGCCCTGATGAAGGGCCAATGACCGAGATCCGATCATTGATACACAAGATGG GAGGAGCAACCGGCATTCCTACGTGGGGCAAGGTCTGGCTGAGTATTCTGGGAGCGTATGAGTGGGACGGCGTGGGGTCGATCCCACCTGAGTTATGGATGCTGCCTGATTGGGTACCGTTCGCTCCATGGAAATGG TGGATCCATGTTCGACAAGTTT TCACTCCTATGAGCTTCTTGTACGGTAGCCGGTTTGTCGGTCCCTATACTCCTCTTGTTTTCAGTCTTCGCCAG GAACTCTATGTCGAGCCGTACGAAACCATTAACTGGCCATCTCAACGATCCAACATATCTTCTTATGATATTTACTCTCCTCATCACCCCATCCTTGACATGGCCCACCAGCTCCTTGCAGTTTATGAAAAATTACCACATGTACCCATCCTCTCTTCTAGTCTCCCTTTGCGCAAACTCGCTCTAGACAAGGTTTATCGAATGATCACTTATGAAGACGAGAACACTACCTACCAGACTGTCGGCCCGGTTTCAAAAGCCTTTCACATTGTCTGCCGCTTTGCCCGCGAAGGTCCCAACAGTGAGGCCTTTAAATCCCACCTTTCCAGGATTGACGACTTTTTGTGGCTAAGTAAGAGTGGCctgatgatgatgggcACCAATGGTTCACAGCTGTGGGATACGGCATTCATGGCTCAGGCCGCGGTAGAAACCGGGCTGGCAGAGGAGTCCGAGTTCAAAGAAAGTGCGAAAGGGATGTTGGACTGGTTGGACAAGGCACAGATGAGAGAGAATCCAAAGTGGTACAAGGAGGGCTATCGACACTGTACCAAGGGTGCTTGGCCATTTTCCACTCCCGAGCAAAGTTATACAGTCAGCGACTGTACAGCTGAGGGCCTCAAAGCTGTGCTGGCCCTTCAGCACCTGGACTTTACACCCAAGCCTGTTGGGCTGGATAGGATGCAAGACGCGGTTGACACTTTGTTATCGATGCAGAACCAAAGCGGTGGTTTCGCAAGCTATGAGTTGACCAGAGGCAGTACCAAGTTGGAGTGGTTAAATGCAGCTGAAGTTTTTG GAAACATCATGATTGATTATACCTACCCGGA GTGCACAACCTCTGTATTATCGGCCTTGAAATACTTTTCTAAAGTCGATCCGGAGTATCGAGCAGCGGATATCGA ACTTACAATACGCAGAGCCATTCAATACATTCATGATATCCAGCGTCCCGACGGTTCTTGGTATGGTTCATG GGGTATTTGTTTCACCTATGCCACTATGTTTGCACTTGagtcccttggaatagCTGGTGAGACCTGTGCCAACTCGGACAGGGTGAGACGAGCTTGTGATTTTTTGGTTAGACACCAGATGGAAGACGGTGGTTGGGGCGAAACTTACATG TCGTGTGTAACTGGCAAATACGCCCAACACAACCAGTCCCAGGTGGTCCAAACAGCATGGGCTATTCTCGCTCTCATTTATGGACAATATGACGACAAAAGTGTTATCGAACGCGCCGCGAAACTTATCATGAGTCGACAGCTGAAAGATGGTAGATGGGAACAGGAGGATACTGAGGGTATATTCAATAAGAACTGCGCGATTGATTATCCTG CGTTCAAGTTCGTGTTCTGTATCTGGGCGTTGGGAAGGGCGGACAAATATTTGAGGTCATAG
- a CDS encoding Hypothetical protein (Similar to TIGR gene model, INSD accession AAW42944.1; CND02530) — MAVESVPVQPQAASPTEVQIEKDAVRSASDAVEEKKDEVEALQEQVEAVNLGNVDDLHAACVEGKLQDVRALLSKGTDRLETLDVNSGCTPIVLAIRANHHDIVRELLAAGAIIPPPGLTNDPLMLSILYPQPVYGMPPQFMSIPPQDFYPQPNYFPSQNNETQQFPLRKDSASAPNGNGSASNLPPAEVSKSIPCRNFPNCKYGNACVFLHPRPAPFYPGPGQNGFAPQGYEGYPPYPPAPAPYFMPNGNNFQSFASSEAQPQVSDNTEAGAQLDNAPIAAVPTPNGAAPVSVPAPPHVPSAVAPVFIPGYQPADMMGSPPPPPFGLSPMSPSMLGSSLPSIPPAEVFFATSPTNGFMPPVPMTGPHARRQSFGQGPQFGGQGKPFGHGKKPSFSSGKPWTGSRPAGGKFGNWKDGNPPPCAFFSQGNCRNGEFCKFPHLDADGNDCRHPDVVRGVIPPLPPLSRQNRNMRAMGPGFAPFDPAFRQQQYQQQMQFLQHQRMAAAQAQQGQAPTSTELNDEAKPAVEDEAPAAEAEKQEVDSVPAATTSPAVTVLPAKPAVTMPTLLRSASQPGVQRVHANGVPSRSHSPAPSNVSFHGNGHPRRAGRVPNVNGTRSSSSGPEKKPAQRVPKPDEFPVLGTPTSEKKEPVWGVFGKTAAQVLQAPAPVKPVVKVTQPIEEDAQSVTMESESDSDTVLVSHKSSASATPASTASPAPEPKKAPISFASIAGAVAASSVETAPVAVKA; from the exons ATGGCTGTCGAATCAGTCCCCGTGCAGCCACAGGCCGCATCTCCTACTGAGGTGCAGATTGAGAAGGATGCTGTCAGATCTGCTTCTGACGCTGTagaggagaaaaaggatgAGGTTGAGGCTCTGCAGGAGCAAGTTGAAGCTGTCAACTTGGGAAATGTGGATGATTTGCACGCTGCTTGTGTCGAGGGCAAACTCCAAGACGTTAGGGCGTTGCTGAGCAAGGGGACTGACCGATTAGAGACCCTTG ACGTCAACTCTGGGTGTACTCCTATTGTGCTTGCTATTCGAGCGAATCACCACGACATTGTTCGCGAATTGCTTGCAGCAGGTGCTATCATCCCCCCTCCTGGACTCACCAACGATCCTCTCATGCTTTCTATCTTGTATCCCCAGCCCGTGTACGGCATGCCTCCTCAGTTCATGAGCATTCCCCCTCAAGACTTTTACCCTCAGCCCAACTATTTCCCCTCCCAGAACAATGAGACTCAGCAATTCCCTCTCAGGAAGGATTCTGCTTCCGCACCCAACGGAAATGGCAGTGCGAGCAACCTTCCTCCGGCCGAGGTGAGCAAGTCCATCCCTTGCCGAAACTTCCCCAACTGCAAGTATGGCAATGCTTGTGTTTTCCTTCACCCTCGCCCCGCCCCCTTTTATCCAGGCCCTGGTCAGAATGGGTTCGCTCCTCAGGGTTACGAAGGCTATCCGCCATACCCTCCTGCGCCTGCGCCTTACTTTATGCCTAATGGAAATAACTTCCAGTCTTTTGCTTCCTCTGAGGCCCAGCCTCAAGTGTCTGACAATACTGAGGCTGGTGCCCAACTTGACAATGCTCCCATTGCGGCCGTTCCTACACCCAATGGTGCCGCCCCCGTATCTGTCCCTGCCCCGCCCCATGTTCCTTCTGCCGTCGCTCCGGTTTTTATTCCGGGATATCAGCCTGCTGATATGATGGGTTCgcctccccctcctccttttGGGCTTTCCCCCATGTCACCCTCCATGCTCGGttcttcccttccttctaTTCCTCCCGCTGAAGTATTCTTTGCTACTTCTCCTACAAATGGTTTCATGCCACCTGTACCCATGACTGGGCCTCATGCTAGACGGCAGAGTTTTGGCCAAGGTCCTCAGTTTGGTGGCCAAGGTAAGCCTTTCGGGCATGGTAAGAAGCCTAGCTTCTCTAGTGGGAAGCCTTGGACAGGTAGCCGACCTGCGGGTGGCAAGTTTGGCAACTGGAAGGACGGAAACCCACCTCCTTGCGCTTTCTTCAGTCAAGGCAACTGCAGAAATGGCGAGTTCTGCAAATTCCCTCACCTTGATGCTGATGGAAATGACT GCCGACACCCAGATGTTGTTCGAGGGGTTattcctcctcttcctcctctttctcgTCAGAACCGAAACATGCGCGCGATGGGTCCTGGGTTCGCTCCTTTCGACCCTGCATTCAGGCAGCAGCAGTATCAGCAGCAGATGCAATTCTTGCAGCACCAACGAATGGCTGCtgctcaagctcaacaaGGTCAAGCCCCCACTTCCACTGAGCTCAATGATGAGGCCAAGCCGGCAGTTGAAGACGAAGCACCTGCTGCTGAAGCCGAAAAGCAAGAGGTGGACTCTGTACCTGCGGCTACTACCAGCCCTGCTGTGACGGTGCTTCCTGCCAAACCCGCCGTCACTATGCCGACTCTTTTGCGTTCTGCTTCTCAACCGGGTGTCCAGCGAGTGCATGCTAACGGCGTCCCTTCTCGCTCTCACTCTCCGGCCCCTTCTAACGTTTCTTTCCATGGGAATGGTCACCCCCGAAGGGCTGGACGTGTGCCTAACGTCAATGGTACTAggtcctcttcctctggTCCCGAAAAGAAGCCTGCTCAGAGGGTGCCCAAGCCTGACGAGTTCCCTGTTTTGGGCACTCCCACCAGTGAGAAAAAAGAGCCGGTTTGGGGAGTGTTTGGTAAAACTGCCGCCCAGGTTTTGCAAGCCCCCGCGCCTGTGAAGCCTGTCGTTAAAGTTACACAACCCATTGAGGAAGACGCCCAG AGCGTAACTATGGAGTCGGAAAGTGATTCTGACACTGTACTTGTCTCTCACAAGTCCTCGGCCTCCGCTACCCCTGCCAGCACTGCTTCACCTGCCCCCGAGCCCAAAAAGGCCCCCATCAGCTTTGCGTCCATTGCCGGCGCTGTTGCTGCCTCCTCGGTCGAGACAGCTCCTGTTGCTGTCAAGGCATAA